One part of the Tunicatimonas pelagia genome encodes these proteins:
- the aceB gene encoding malate synthase A, with protein MQETVENTTHEAMTITANITNAYAEILTSEATEFLVQLHRQFDAERQSLLAKREERQAAIDAGTLPDFLSETKEIRESDWTVAKLPEDLLDRRVEITGPVDRKMIINALNSGANMFMADLEDSNSPSWKNIIEGQINLRDAVRRTISFTNPKNGKEYSLNDEVATLLVRPRGWHLLEKNILVDCEPMSGSLVDFGLYFFHNAKYLLENGSGPYFYLPKMESHLEARLWNKVFVFAQDHLNIPQGSIKATVLIETILASFELHEILYELREHSAGLNCGRWDYIFSFIKRFRNRPGFVLPDRSQVTMSVSFMRAYSLLVIQTCHRRGVHAMGGMAAQIPIKNDEEANQRAIEKVRQDKLTEVQNGHDGTWVAHPGLVSVAKEIFDEHMPTENQIGKKRDDLTIQATDLIELPEGTITENGLRMNINVGILYVESWLRGNGAAAIYHLMEDAATAEISRTQIWQWIKNEAKLDDGRTITYELYEQLKAEELEEIKDYLGKEAYHQGRFPEAIDIFDRLVYSKDFIEFLTVPAYELI; from the coding sequence ATGCAAGAGACTGTAGAAAATACCACCCACGAAGCCATGACCATTACTGCGAACATAACTAATGCTTATGCTGAAATTCTTACCTCGGAAGCTACTGAATTTTTAGTACAGCTACACCGTCAGTTCGATGCCGAACGACAGAGCTTATTAGCTAAGCGGGAAGAGCGACAAGCAGCGATTGATGCAGGTACTTTACCTGATTTTCTTTCCGAAACCAAAGAAATTCGTGAGAGCGACTGGACGGTGGCGAAGCTGCCCGAAGACTTACTCGACCGACGGGTAGAAATTACTGGGCCAGTAGATCGGAAGATGATTATCAATGCGCTGAACTCCGGAGCCAATATGTTTATGGCTGACTTGGAGGATAGTAACTCACCCTCCTGGAAAAATATCATTGAAGGGCAAATCAATTTGCGCGATGCCGTTCGCCGAACTATTTCGTTCACTAACCCCAAAAATGGAAAAGAGTATTCCTTGAACGATGAAGTTGCCACATTGCTGGTTAGACCGCGTGGATGGCACTTACTCGAGAAGAATATCTTGGTAGATTGCGAACCCATGAGCGGTAGCTTGGTCGACTTTGGCCTGTATTTCTTTCATAATGCGAAGTATCTATTGGAAAATGGCAGTGGCCCGTACTTCTATCTTCCTAAGATGGAAAGCCACCTGGAAGCTCGGCTGTGGAATAAAGTATTTGTCTTTGCTCAAGACCATCTGAATATTCCGCAGGGCTCGATTAAAGCTACAGTGCTGATCGAGACTATCTTGGCCAGCTTTGAACTGCACGAAATTCTGTACGAACTACGGGAGCACTCGGCAGGACTAAATTGCGGTCGCTGGGACTATATTTTCTCCTTCATCAAGCGGTTCCGTAACCGTCCGGGCTTTGTATTGCCCGATCGTTCACAAGTTACTATGAGTGTATCGTTTATGCGAGCGTATTCGCTGCTGGTTATTCAAACGTGTCACCGTCGCGGCGTGCACGCGATGGGTGGAATGGCGGCTCAAATTCCGATTAAGAATGACGAGGAGGCCAACCAGCGAGCCATAGAAAAGGTTCGACAAGATAAACTTACTGAGGTGCAAAACGGTCACGATGGTACTTGGGTGGCCCACCCCGGACTAGTATCGGTAGCGAAAGAAATATTTGACGAGCATATGCCGACTGAAAATCAGATTGGTAAAAAACGTGATGATCTCACTATTCAAGCCACAGATTTGATCGAGCTGCCCGAAGGTACAATCACCGAAAATGGGTTGCGAATGAATATTAACGTGGGCATTCTCTACGTGGAAAGCTGGCTAAGGGGCAACGGAGCTGCTGCGATCTATCATCTGATGGAAGATGCCGCTACGGCTGAGATTTCCCGAACCCAAATTTGGCAGTGGATTAAGAATGAGGCAAAGTTAGACGATGGACGCACTATTACCTACGAACTATACGAGCAACTAAAAGCGGAAGAGCTAGAAGAAATTAAGGATTATCTAGGAAAAGAAGCGTACCACCAAGGTCGCTTCCCGGAAGCTATCGACATCTTCGATCGGCTTGTTTACAGCAAAGATTTTATTGAGTTTCTCACCGTACCTGCTTACGAACTGATCTAA
- the pckA gene encoding phosphoenolpyruvate carboxykinase (ATP) has protein sequence MNSPSVKANRDVSLIERIPPINLRYQLSPTELVEEALENKEGQLTSTGALMCDTGQFTGRSPKDRYLVKDAITENEVWWGDINQPFDPDKFDSLQQRMVKELQNKKVYVRDAYACAESAYQLNIRVFTTQAWHNLFCYNMFLRPTESELQAFVPEFTIIHIPEFKANPETDGTRQENFAIINLKKNMILIGGTGYAGEIKKGIFSVLNFRLPLREKVLSMHCSANQGKKGDTALFFGLSGTGKTTLSADPDRNLIGDDEHGWAEDSIFNFEGGCYAKVIDLTHKKEPEIYDAIRYGAIVENTRFHTGTREVDYANISVTQNTRTSYPIHHIDNALTPSTGSIPNNIFFLTCDAFGVLPPISRLSKGQAMYHFISGYTAKVAGTEEGVKEPQTTFSACFGAPFLPLHPTVYARMLGEKMDESQVNIWLVNTGWSGGAYGVGERIRLSYTRAMITAALNGDLNQVGFRKHTIFGVEIPNSCPGVPHKVLSPRVMWNDDEVFYQTSNRLAQAFIDNFAQYQEYADDEIMSGAPHLHNE, from the coding sequence ATGAATTCTCCATCCGTAAAAGCGAATCGTGATGTAAGTCTTATTGAGCGAATTCCTCCGATTAATCTTCGCTATCAGCTTTCGCCTACTGAATTGGTAGAAGAAGCCTTGGAAAATAAGGAGGGACAACTAACGAGTACCGGAGCACTGATGTGCGACACTGGACAGTTTACTGGGCGCTCGCCCAAAGACCGTTACTTGGTTAAAGATGCAATAACCGAGAATGAAGTGTGGTGGGGCGACATCAATCAACCTTTTGACCCGGATAAATTTGACAGCTTGCAACAACGTATGGTAAAGGAGTTGCAAAATAAGAAGGTGTACGTACGCGATGCTTACGCTTGTGCTGAATCGGCTTACCAACTCAACATCCGGGTGTTTACTACCCAAGCGTGGCATAATCTGTTTTGCTACAATATGTTTCTCCGACCAACTGAAAGCGAGTTGCAGGCTTTTGTACCCGAGTTCACTATTATTCATATTCCGGAATTCAAAGCTAACCCCGAGACAGACGGCACGCGACAGGAGAACTTTGCTATTATCAACCTGAAAAAGAATATGATTCTGATTGGGGGCACAGGCTACGCGGGTGAGATAAAAAAAGGAATTTTTTCGGTACTGAATTTTCGGTTGCCCCTACGAGAAAAGGTACTATCTATGCACTGCTCAGCTAATCAGGGTAAGAAAGGCGATACTGCGCTCTTCTTTGGCCTGTCTGGCACGGGTAAAACCACCCTTTCAGCTGACCCGGATCGCAACCTTATTGGGGATGATGAGCACGGTTGGGCTGAAGACAGTATCTTTAATTTTGAAGGTGGTTGCTACGCCAAGGTGATTGATTTAACCCACAAGAAGGAACCCGAAATTTACGATGCTATTCGCTACGGTGCCATTGTAGAAAATACCCGATTTCATACCGGCACCCGAGAAGTGGATTACGCCAACATTTCTGTTACACAGAATACGCGGACATCCTACCCTATTCATCATATTGATAATGCCTTAACTCCTTCCACCGGAAGTATTCCTAATAATATTTTCTTCTTGACTTGCGATGCTTTTGGGGTGCTGCCGCCAATTTCCCGGTTAAGCAAGGGGCAAGCAATGTACCACTTTATTTCGGGTTACACGGCTAAAGTGGCGGGTACTGAGGAGGGGGTGAAGGAGCCTCAAACTACCTTCAGTGCCTGCTTTGGGGCTCCGTTTTTACCGCTACACCCTACCGTTTACGCCCGAATGCTGGGTGAGAAGATGGATGAAAGCCAAGTGAATATCTGGCTAGTAAATACTGGCTGGTCAGGTGGTGCCTACGGAGTAGGGGAGCGAATCAGGCTATCGTATACCCGAGCTATGATTACCGCAGCGTTGAACGGCGACCTAAATCAAGTAGGCTTTCGGAAACATACCATTTTTGGAGTAGAAATTCCGAACTCTTGCCCGGGAGTGCCGCATAAAGTACTAAGTCCCAGGGTAATGTGGAACGATGATGAAGTTTTTTATCAAACCAGTAACCGTCTGGCGCAAGCGTTTATAGATAATTTTGCTCAATACCAAGAATACGCCGACGACGAAATTATGTCAGGAGCTCCCCATCTTCATAATGAATAA
- the fbp gene encoding class 1 fructose-bisphosphatase, with the protein MNVYPIKTEANSSQQLGQPVGVTLDRFIKRKEGEFPYASGELSQLLRDIALAAKIVHKEISRSGLLGIEGAFGRENVQGESQQKLDVIANIRFTRAFRNGGEVCAMISEEDELLIPMNQDASYIVAIDPLDGSSNIDANVSIGTIFSIYRRKSRRGTKVKNEDLLQAGSEQVAAGYVLYGSSTMLVYTTGCGVNGFTYEPSLGEFFLSHPDIKTPKDGKLYSINEGNYHQFDRGIQEYIKFCYRREMSSRYIGSLVADFHRNLLKGGVYLYPPTRTNPDGKLRLIYECNALAFIVEQAGGQATDGKRRILDLQPNCLHERTPLFIGSELLVNALKNCLITDLRPTGS; encoded by the coding sequence ATGAATGTATATCCAATAAAAACCGAAGCCAATTCTTCTCAGCAGCTAGGTCAGCCCGTTGGGGTGACGCTGGATAGATTTATTAAGCGAAAGGAAGGTGAGTTCCCTTATGCTAGTGGTGAGCTTTCTCAGCTCCTGCGGGATATTGCTTTGGCAGCGAAAATTGTTCACAAAGAGATCAGCCGTTCGGGATTACTCGGGATTGAAGGAGCCTTTGGACGAGAGAATGTGCAGGGGGAATCTCAGCAAAAGCTAGACGTAATTGCGAACATCCGCTTTACCCGCGCATTTCGCAATGGGGGAGAAGTCTGCGCCATGATTTCGGAAGAAGACGAATTACTCATTCCTATGAATCAGGATGCTAGCTACATTGTCGCTATTGATCCGCTCGATGGTTCGTCTAACATCGACGCTAATGTTTCTATCGGGACCATTTTTTCTATCTATCGACGTAAGTCTCGCCGAGGTACGAAGGTGAAGAACGAAGACTTGCTACAGGCCGGAAGTGAGCAAGTAGCAGCGGGCTACGTACTCTATGGGTCATCTACCATGCTGGTGTATACCACGGGCTGCGGAGTGAATGGGTTTACCTACGAACCCTCACTGGGTGAATTCTTTCTATCGCATCCAGATATTAAAACTCCCAAAGATGGAAAGTTGTATTCCATTAATGAAGGCAACTACCATCAGTTCGACCGGGGCATCCAGGAATACATCAAGTTTTGCTACCGACGGGAAATGTCATCACGGTATATTGGTTCGCTAGTTGCGGACTTTCACCGGAATCTGTTGAAGGGGGGCGTTTATCTGTATCCACCTACCCGTACGAACCCTGACGGTAAACTTCGCCTCATCTACGAGTGCAATGCGCTGGCATTTATTGTAGAGCAGGCAGGCGGACAAGCCACAGATGGTAAACGCCGGATACTAGATTTGCAGCCCAACTGTCTGCACGAGCGAACGCCTCTCTTCATTGGCTCCGAACTGCTGGTGAATGCTCTCAAAAATTGCCTGATCACTGATCTACGGCCTACCGGAAGCTAA
- a CDS encoding DUF294 nucleotidyltransferase-like domain-containing protein: MPSNTIQLRVYEFLKEHPPFSYCSIDLVKKLASLTQIRYYQPEEIIFQEGDSPATHFFMVKQGAVNLLQKNELVDRCGEGDVFGVRSLITQQNYALSAQPQEETLLYAIPVEQFRPALTDNPQVALFFAAGLAHQTTASATKDKLAFSADSAPGFTDPLAQPFPRTSFQQLLTCSANESLQYAAQQMSGWRVGSIVISSAQQHPIGIVTDTDLRDWVATGKVPLETPVSDVMSQPVVTAGQHQSVAEVLVRMMQHNVHHICITEDGTTDSPAVGMVTNHDLLLLQENNPAIIQREVHKAENIAALIDVRERAEMMVQQQIKQGVAIRTVASLITVINDTLIAKSVAWAEVALAEEGFSKPRACFCWLSLGSEGRGEQLLRTDQDSALVYEDPSGEMAVSTCAYYLELAKRVVNTLQECGFAPCPADMMASNPRWCMSLSDWKKQFGHWIQVPDTEALLHAAIFFDFRATAGEVTLANNLREFIFSQMETRSLFMHHMANNALLNPPPLSFFRKFMVEKGGEHKDSFDIKRRAMMPLIDAARVLAYEAQVLNTSNTQQRLEQVAATDASRATLYQEAVNAYNELMQLRAREGFRQHDSGRYIDPAALSHLEREMLRSIFGIIRDVQQVLRHHFQLDYFRR, from the coding sequence ATGCCGTCTAACACTATTCAACTTCGGGTCTATGAGTTTCTTAAAGAACATCCTCCGTTCAGCTACTGCTCAATCGATTTAGTGAAGAAATTAGCTAGTCTAACGCAAATTCGGTACTACCAACCTGAGGAGATTATTTTTCAGGAAGGAGATTCGCCGGCCACCCACTTTTTTATGGTAAAGCAAGGGGCCGTGAACCTATTGCAAAAAAACGAATTGGTTGACCGCTGCGGGGAGGGTGACGTGTTTGGAGTACGTTCTCTCATCACTCAGCAAAACTATGCACTCAGTGCCCAGCCCCAAGAAGAAACGTTGCTCTACGCTATTCCCGTAGAGCAGTTTCGCCCGGCTCTTACTGATAACCCTCAGGTGGCGTTATTCTTTGCAGCAGGGCTGGCTCACCAAACTACCGCATCGGCCACCAAAGATAAATTGGCCTTCTCTGCCGATAGTGCTCCCGGTTTTACCGATCCGCTTGCCCAGCCGTTTCCCCGCACCTCGTTTCAGCAATTACTGACCTGCTCTGCTAACGAAAGTTTACAATACGCAGCTCAGCAAATGTCAGGCTGGCGAGTAGGTTCCATCGTCATTAGCAGTGCTCAACAACACCCCATCGGCATTGTAACCGATACTGATCTACGCGACTGGGTTGCAACTGGAAAAGTTCCACTAGAGACTCCGGTATCCGATGTGATGAGCCAACCCGTTGTTACTGCCGGGCAACATCAGAGCGTAGCCGAGGTGCTCGTCCGCATGATGCAACACAATGTTCACCACATATGCATTACTGAAGATGGCACAACGGATAGCCCAGCCGTGGGAATGGTAACCAATCACGATTTGCTCCTACTTCAGGAAAATAATCCGGCCATTATTCAGCGAGAAGTGCATAAGGCGGAGAATATTGCTGCCCTTATCGACGTGCGCGAACGAGCCGAAATGATGGTACAGCAGCAGATTAAGCAGGGCGTAGCTATTCGTACGGTAGCTTCTCTTATTACGGTTATTAACGATACGCTTATTGCTAAGAGTGTGGCTTGGGCAGAAGTGGCTTTAGCCGAGGAGGGTTTTTCTAAGCCAAGAGCTTGTTTCTGTTGGCTCTCTCTGGGCAGTGAAGGCCGAGGAGAGCAGTTACTTCGCACCGACCAAGATAGTGCGCTGGTGTACGAAGATCCCTCAGGAGAAATGGCAGTAAGTACCTGTGCGTATTACCTGGAGTTAGCTAAGCGGGTAGTAAATACATTACAAGAATGTGGCTTTGCCCCTTGCCCAGCCGATATGATGGCGAGCAACCCCCGGTGGTGTATGTCATTGAGTGATTGGAAAAAGCAATTCGGTCACTGGATTCAAGTGCCTGACACTGAGGCTTTGCTGCACGCCGCTATCTTCTTTGACTTTCGGGCTACTGCCGGAGAGGTTACTTTAGCTAATAATCTTCGGGAGTTTATTTTTAGCCAAATGGAAACCCGATCACTATTTATGCATCATATGGCCAATAACGCGCTACTCAACCCACCCCCGCTGAGTTTCTTCCGAAAATTTATGGTAGAAAAGGGCGGAGAGCACAAAGATAGTTTCGATATTAAACGACGGGCGATGATGCCACTCATTGATGCTGCCCGAGTATTGGCTTACGAAGCCCAAGTACTCAATACCAGTAACACTCAACAACGCTTAGAACAAGTAGCAGCTACTGATGCGTCTCGCGCTACACTCTACCAAGAAGCGGTTAATGCTTACAACGAACTGATGCAACTTCGAGCGAGGGAAGGCTTTCGCCAACATGATTCAGGTCGTTACATTGACCCAGCAGCATTAAGCCACTTAGAACGCGAAATGCTTCGATCTATCTTTGGGATAATCCGAGATGTTCAACAAGTGCTACGTCATCATTTCCAGTTAGACTACTTTCGCCGATGA
- a CDS encoding 3'-5' exonuclease — MKWFRRSSLPATPPPDFIVQYQRASRAKLDTKQSIREIRFVVFDTETTGLNPQKDTWLSLGAVIVQQRAIWVDQSLEFTLRHQDVDISAQVAVHGITQNFLADGISEVEVLQRWLLFIENSVLVAHHAAFDQQIINEALRRHFGQYKVRLRNTVLDTAQLAQRLDRFNTIPEAQNPAHYSLDHLCQRFDIAPNDRHTAAGDALLTAQLLLKLLAQAEQRGVRTYRQLLG; from the coding sequence ATGAAGTGGTTCCGTCGTTCATCCCTCCCAGCTACTCCCCCACCCGACTTCATTGTCCAGTACCAACGAGCGAGTCGGGCTAAGCTCGATACTAAACAGTCTATTCGGGAAATCCGCTTTGTGGTATTTGATACCGAGACTACCGGACTTAACCCACAGAAAGATACTTGGCTATCATTAGGAGCAGTAATAGTACAGCAGCGAGCCATTTGGGTTGATCAAAGCCTGGAGTTTACCCTTCGGCACCAAGATGTAGATATTTCCGCACAAGTGGCGGTACACGGTATCACTCAGAATTTTCTGGCCGATGGTATTTCAGAAGTGGAAGTATTACAAAGATGGTTATTATTTATTGAGAACTCGGTTCTAGTAGCCCACCACGCTGCTTTCGACCAGCAGATTATCAATGAGGCACTCCGCCGTCATTTCGGTCAGTACAAAGTGCGACTCCGTAATACGGTACTAGATACCGCCCAACTGGCTCAACGCCTTGATCGCTTTAATACCATACCCGAAGCCCAAAACCCAGCTCACTACAGCCTGGATCACCTTTGTCAACGTTTTGATATTGCTCCTAATGATCGGCACACTGCCGCCGGCGATGCCTTACTCACCGCCCAACTTTTGTTAAAACTACTAGCGCAAGCCGAACAACGAGGTGTTCGTACCTATCGGCAACTACTGGGGTAA
- the aceA gene encoding isocitrate lyase translates to METSNTPNLLQDWTTNPRWKGIERPYTAEDVLKLRGSVNIEYTLARNGAEKFWKKLTSQPFIAGLGALTGNQAVQEVTAGLEAIYLSGWQVAADANLAGEMYPDQSLYPANSVPSVVKRINNALLRRDQIQSVTGESDIDWMVPIIADAEAGFGGNLNAFELMKSLIEAGAAAAHYEDQLSSAKKCGHLGGKVLVPTQEAINKLVAARLAADVMGVPTVLIARTDADAATLITSNIDESDHRFITGERTSEGFFHVNNGIEQGIARGLSYAPYSDLIWMETSNPDLGYAREFAEAIHEKYPGKMLAYNCSPSFNWAANLSQAEMETFREELAEMGYKFQFITLAGFHALNTSMFELSKAYRERGMAGYSALQEREFALQGDGFRAVKHQAFVGTGYFDAIQNLVQGGKSSTTAMEGSTETAQFTQ, encoded by the coding sequence ATGGAAACCTCCAACACCCCCAATCTGCTGCAAGACTGGACTACAAACCCTCGCTGGAAGGGCATTGAACGCCCGTACACTGCCGAAGATGTACTAAAGCTACGGGGTTCGGTAAACATTGAGTACACGCTAGCCCGAAACGGCGCTGAGAAGTTCTGGAAAAAGCTAACCTCACAACCATTTATCGCCGGACTTGGTGCCCTCACTGGTAACCAAGCAGTACAGGAAGTAACCGCCGGACTGGAAGCAATCTACCTTAGTGGCTGGCAAGTGGCTGCCGATGCTAATCTGGCGGGTGAAATGTACCCCGATCAATCATTGTACCCCGCCAATTCTGTTCCTAGCGTTGTAAAGCGAATCAACAATGCTTTGCTTCGTCGCGATCAGATTCAATCAGTAACTGGCGAAAGCGATATTGATTGGATGGTTCCTATCATTGCGGATGCTGAAGCAGGATTTGGTGGAAACCTGAATGCTTTTGAATTGATGAAATCATTGATAGAAGCGGGAGCAGCGGCAGCTCACTACGAAGATCAGTTATCCTCAGCCAAAAAATGTGGCCACTTGGGTGGAAAAGTACTGGTACCTACCCAAGAAGCCATTAATAAACTGGTTGCTGCCCGCCTAGCTGCCGACGTAATGGGAGTTCCTACGGTACTTATCGCCCGAACGGATGCTGATGCCGCCACGCTAATTACTTCCAATATTGATGAGAGCGATCATCGTTTTATCACCGGAGAGCGCACTAGCGAAGGGTTCTTTCATGTGAACAATGGTATTGAGCAGGGTATTGCCCGCGGACTGTCTTACGCCCCGTACTCCGATCTGATTTGGATGGAAACATCTAACCCCGATCTAGGGTATGCCCGCGAGTTTGCGGAAGCGATTCACGAAAAATATCCGGGTAAAATGCTAGCGTACAATTGCTCTCCTTCCTTCAACTGGGCGGCCAATTTGAGTCAGGCCGAGATGGAAACGTTCCGAGAAGAGCTAGCCGAGATGGGATACAAATTCCAGTTCATTACACTAGCTGGTTTCCACGCGCTGAATACTTCTATGTTTGAGTTATCCAAGGCATACCGAGAACGAGGTATGGCGGGCTACTCCGCACTACAAGAGCGGGAGTTCGCTCTGCAAGGAGATGGCTTCCGAGCCGTAAAGCACCAAGCATTCGTAGGAACGGGCTACTTCGATGCTATTCAAAATCTGGTACAAGGTGGAAAATCTTCTACCACTGCCATGGAAGGTAGCACCGAAACCGCTCAGTTTACCCAATAG